Proteins from one Scylla paramamosain isolate STU-SP2022 chromosome 3, ASM3559412v1, whole genome shotgun sequence genomic window:
- the LOC135090818 gene encoding mitochondrial dicarboxylate carrier-like isoform X1, whose product MSEQRAARWYFGGMASCGAACFTHPLDLLKVHLQTQQVARLSGGQMALEIVKKQGFLALYNGLSASLLRQITYSTTRFAIYEVMKQQMADASNNVPFYKRVLMAGFAGACGGFVGTPGDMINVRMQNDIKLPADQKRNYKHALDGVMRVVREEGVPRLFRGASTATFRAVLMTIGQLSFYDQIKGFLLTTPYFSDNLICHFTCSLAAGAIATTMTQPVDVIKTRAMNAGPGEFRGLWHIITYTAKMGPGGFFKGYVPAFVRLGPHTIITFIFFEQLRKNFGILKQPAA is encoded by the exons ATGAGCGAGCAACGAGCAGCCAGGTGGTACTTCGGAGGTATGGCTTCCTGTGGGGCTGCATGCTTCACTCACCCTCTCGACCTCCTCAAG GTCCACCTTCAGACACAGCAAGTGGCCCGGCTCAGTGGTGGACAGATGGCACTGGAAATAGTGAAAAAGCAAGGCTTCCTGGCCCTCTATAAtggtctgtctgcttctctcttgCGACAAATTACTTACTCCACCACACGCTTTGCTATCTATGAG GTTATGAAGCAGCAGATGGCAGATGCTTCCAATAATGTACCATTCTACAAGCGAGTGCTAATGGCAGGGTTTGCTGGGGCATGTGGTGGGTTTGTAGGTACACCAGGAGATATGATCAATGTCCGAATGCAGAATGACATCAAGCTTCCTGCAGaccaaaaaagaaa CTACAAACACGCACTGGATGGTGTAATGAGAGtagtgagagaagaaggagtGCCCAGGCTCTTCCGTGGTGCTTCTACAGCTACCTTCAGGGCAGTGCTGATGACCATTGGCCAGCTGTCCTTCTATGACCAAATCAAGGGATTCCTGCTGACCACTCCATATTTCAGTGATAATCTCATCTGCCACTTTACCTGCTCTTTGGCTGCT GGAGCCATTGCCACAACCATGACCCAGCCTGTAGATGTGATCAAGACACGTGCTATGAATGCAGGCCCAGGAGAGTTTAGG GGGCTCTGGCACATCATTACATACACTGCCAAGATGGGACCTGGTGGTTTCTTTAAG GGATATGTTCCAGCTTTTGTCCGTCTTGGACCACACACAATCATCACTTTCATATTCTTTGAACAGCTGCGGAAAAACTTTGGGATATTAAAACAGCCTGCTGCATAG
- the LOC135090818 gene encoding mitochondrial dicarboxylate carrier-like isoform X2, whose protein sequence is MALEIVKKQGFLALYNGLSASLLRQITYSTTRFAIYEVMKQQMADASNNVPFYKRVLMAGFAGACGGFVGTPGDMINVRMQNDIKLPADQKRNYKHALDGVMRVVREEGVPRLFRGASTATFRAVLMTIGQLSFYDQIKGFLLTTPYFSDNLICHFTCSLAAGAIATTMTQPVDVIKTRAMNAGPGEFRGLWHIITYTAKMGPGGFFKGYVPAFVRLGPHTIITFIFFEQLRKNFGILKQPAA, encoded by the exons ATGGCACTGGAAATAGTGAAAAAGCAAGGCTTCCTGGCCCTCTATAAtggtctgtctgcttctctcttgCGACAAATTACTTACTCCACCACACGCTTTGCTATCTATGAG GTTATGAAGCAGCAGATGGCAGATGCTTCCAATAATGTACCATTCTACAAGCGAGTGCTAATGGCAGGGTTTGCTGGGGCATGTGGTGGGTTTGTAGGTACACCAGGAGATATGATCAATGTCCGAATGCAGAATGACATCAAGCTTCCTGCAGaccaaaaaagaaa CTACAAACACGCACTGGATGGTGTAATGAGAGtagtgagagaagaaggagtGCCCAGGCTCTTCCGTGGTGCTTCTACAGCTACCTTCAGGGCAGTGCTGATGACCATTGGCCAGCTGTCCTTCTATGACCAAATCAAGGGATTCCTGCTGACCACTCCATATTTCAGTGATAATCTCATCTGCCACTTTACCTGCTCTTTGGCTGCT GGAGCCATTGCCACAACCATGACCCAGCCTGTAGATGTGATCAAGACACGTGCTATGAATGCAGGCCCAGGAGAGTTTAGG GGGCTCTGGCACATCATTACATACACTGCCAAGATGGGACCTGGTGGTTTCTTTAAG GGATATGTTCCAGCTTTTGTCCGTCTTGGACCACACACAATCATCACTTTCATATTCTTTGAACAGCTGCGGAAAAACTTTGGGATATTAAAACAGCCTGCTGCATAG